From Solea senegalensis isolate Sse05_10M linkage group LG19, IFAPA_SoseM_1, whole genome shotgun sequence, the proteins below share one genomic window:
- the srrm2 gene encoding serine/arginine repetitive matrix protein 2 isoform X2, translating into MYNGIGLTTPRGSGTNGYVQRNLSSLRVKRPRDERGGERDEKDRERLESQLNRQPNADILEHQRKRQLEVKCAELQDMMEEQGYSAEEIEEKVSSFRMMLQEKQEPAPPTSDRPTVTETHALAAANQQKNDRLRAAFGIASDYVDGSSFHADRKDKEKEKREQERLERERLQQQKYTLVVDSDDSDAPPKKRGRKKKKKNKSRDSSESLSPSPRREKKKSKKKKKKCEASEESGEEDDESSSDEKQKELKKKRKKSESSSPPKTKLVRRSSVSSRSSHSPSPAAVRSRQQDQTARKDDERKEKSPERRRRGYEEQVPRRQGGEAKRSNLERGTERQSEMEKKRHDSASPSPPPPPPIDKSWEKEKGRRSRSRDLQKRRRSRSVEKNEREKGRRSRSREMDRGRRSRSRENKRDKEHRSRSRDAAEKERSPRSRDVDKGQRSRSRDAERGRSLRSRDMERGRSPKGRDVDRGRRSRSRDAQRGRRSRSRDVERGRRSRSRDVERGRRSRSRDVQRGRRSRSRDLERGRRSRSRDLERGRRSQSRDSEKGQSPRSRDMQRGRRSRSRDKGDKVKECVPQRTRDDSSSSPSPPPKQETRKERGRDAEREKDKIKPDQKPRHGSSSPSPSPEKERSGERERRTEAKLHSSVPNEKDNRKDTGKRQEMEVSLHQQRSNRKDVHPSRDSHSPAPRSPVTSGGQRDRENERREKEKTEGVKERDRHRERGQDRERGQDRERGQDRERGQDRERGQESSRKRDEAVPSSAESRRDGSRPAAKRPDVKDGEEKTRSPQRKDKRDERVKPAEKRKESSSSSSSSSSGSGSSSSDSDSDSSSSSSSSSSSSSSSSSEDEGKAAKVGSAGGENKNPSTSAPAAIGAAVHRYLVNGRKESSASASEGDTLKPRTDRGDGADKRDRERPPHRSPVDNYPPRTKGQERYSPTQMDSPSPPPSPADRGSNRPEAGADKTRSGDTGRDKDTARRPARPTPSTRRSRSPPHKATATSPARRTPPRQYLEAPPRSRRVSPPAARSERDRDRQRDRDRDRDREKDRERVRAARRSRSRSPRRRSRSRSPRRQSPPSRSRRSPSPPRRRRRSRSISRERGREREATKQREAQQERGREKVHQQPQDDPQPGRSSSSSSSASSSSSSSSSSSSLPSPPCKSKDTQTERRREREDGGQKSLSSSSSHRPSTASSHVPPPGRRGSPPDSRRADAASRGSLPRGRPDVEQPQPPRAPNRKPSPPAAARPSDQTVRNERSVNGKEANKKVSRSSSSSSSSSSSSSSSSSSSSSSSDSSDSEGKEQGKQKTTKTQNSSSSSENEKETKNKSAVRPQRVPADSLRDSRSLSYSPPRHTRAAPQSPNHSSSRRSPSRSSSSRRRK; encoded by the exons ATGTACAATGGGATTGGCCTGACGACACCGCGGGGCAGTGGCACCAATGGCTACGTGCAGCGCAACCTGTCGAGCCTGCGGGTGAAGCGACCGCGGGACGAGCGTGGTGGTGAGCGCGATGAGAAGGACCGGGAGAGGCTGGAGAGTCAGCTCAACAGGCAGCCCAACGCTGACATCCTGGAGCACCAGCGCAAGAGGCAGCTGGAGGTTAAATGTGCCGAGCTGCAGGACATGATGGAGGAGCAAGg GTATTCTGCTGAGGAGATTGAGGAGAAGGTGAGCAGCTTCCGCATGATGCTGCAGGAGAAGCAGGAGCCGGCTCCGCCCACTTCTGACAGACCAAC GGTGACAGAGACTCATGCACTGGCCGCAGCTAACCAGCAGAAGAACGACCGTCTGCGTGCAGCGTTTGGAATCGCCAGCGACTACGTGGATGGATCGTCCTTTCATGCTGACCGCAAggacaaagagaaggagaagcgGGAGCAGGAGCGGCTGGAGAGGGAACGGCTGCAGCAACAGAAGTATAC GTTGGTGGTAGATTCGGATGATTCAGATGCTCCTCCCAAAAAGCGCGGtcggaagaagaaaaagaaaaacaagagcagagacAG ctcagagagTCTGTCCCCATCGCCTcgcagagagaagaagaaatccaaaaaaaagaaaaagaaatg TGAGGCATCTGAAGAGAGTGGAGAAGAAGACGATGAGAG TTCCTCGGATGAAAAACAGAAGGAgttgaagaagaaaaggaaaaagagcgAAAGTTCAAGTCCTCCCAAAACAAAGCTGGTGCGACGCAGCAGCGTCTCGTCCCGATCCTCTCACAG CCCATCTCCAGCTGCTGTGAGGTCACGTCAACAGGACCAAACGGCAAGGAAAGACGatgaaaggaaggaaaaatcaccggagaggaggagacgaggTTACGAGGAGCAAGTGCCACGGCGTCAGGGAGGTGAAGCG AAGAGGTCGAATCTTGAGAGAGGGACAGAACGACAGAgtgagatggagaagaagagacATGACTCCGCATCCCcttctccaccaccaccaccaccgatCGACAAAAGCTGGGAAAAGGAGAAAGGGAGGAGATCCAGAAGCAGAGACCTGCAGAAACGGAGGCGTTCGAGGAGCGTGGAAAAAAATGAGAGGGAAAAAGGAAGGCGCTCCAGAAGCAGAGAGATGGACAGGGGGCGGCGTTCAaggagcagagaaaacaagaggGACAAAGAGCACCGTTCCAGAAGCAGAGACGCTGCGGAGAAAGAGCGGAGTCCTAGAAGCAGAGACGTGGACAAAGGACAGCGTTCCAGAAGCAGAGATGCTGAGAGAGGCCGTAGTCTTAGAAGCAGAGACATGGAGAGGGGGCGGAGTCCTAAAGGCAGAGATGTGGATCGAGGACGACGTTCAAGAAGCAGAGACGCGCAGCGAGGACGACGTTCTAGAAGCAGAGATGTGGAGCGAGGACGACGTTCTAGAAGCAGAGACGTGGAGCGAGGACGACGTTCTCGAAGCAGAGACGTGCAGCGAGGACGTCGTTCTAGAAGCAGAGACTTGGAGCGAGGACGACGTTCTAGAAGCAGAGACTTGGAGCGAGGACGACGTTCTCAAAGCAGAGATTCTGAGAAAGGACAGAGTCCTAGAagcagagacatgcagagagGGCGGCGTTCCAGAAGCAGAGATAAGGGGGACAAAGTAAAAGAGTGTGTCCCTCAGAGAACCAGAGACGACTCGTCCTCATCCCCTTCTCCTCCACCTAAACAAGAGACAAGGaaggagagaggcagagatgcTGAGCGAGAAAAAGACAAGATTAAACCAGACCAAAAGCCAAGACATGGCTCTTCATCCCCTTCACCTTCTCCTGAAAaggagaggagtggagagagGGAACGCAGAACTGAGGCGAAGCTTCATTCAAGTGTGCCAAATGAAAAGGACAACAGAAAAGACACGGGGAAGAGACAAGAGATGGAGGTGTCTCTTCACCAACAGAGAAGCAACAGAAAGGACGTTCATCCATCTCGCGATTCCCACTCACCGGCCCCTCGGTCGCCCGTCACCAGTGGAGGACAACGAGACCGAGAGAAcgagagaagagaaaaggaaaaaacagaggGTGTTAAGGAGAGGGACAGGCACCGAGAGCGAGGTCAGGACCGAGAGCGAGGTCAGGACCGAGAGCGAGGTCAGGACCGAGAGCGAGGTCAGGACCGAGAGCGAGGTCAGGAGAGCAGCAGGAAGAGAGATGAGGCTGTCCCATCATCTGCAGAAAGTAGACGAGATGGTTCCAGACCAGCAGCTAAAAGACCAGACGTGAAAGACGGGGAGGAGAAGACGAGGAGCCCACAGAGGAAGGACAAACGTGATGAGAGAGTGAAACCGGctgagaagaggaaggagagcagtagcagcagcagcagcagcagcagcggtagtggtagcagcagcagcgacagtgacagtgacagctcctcttcatcatcttcatcctcatcatcctcttcatcctcatcctctgaAGATGAAGGTAAAGCCGCGAAGGTTGGCTCAGCAGGTGGGGAAAACAAAAACCCCTCGACCAGCGCACCAGCTGCCATCGGTGCTGCCGTCCATCGATATTTAGTCAACGGACGAAAGGAAAGCTCGGCCTCTGCCTCTGAGGGGGACACACTCAAACCCCGGACGGACAGAGGAGACGGAGCAGACAAACGTGACAGGGAAAGACCTCCTCACAGATCTCCTGTGGACAATTACCCGCCCCGCACCAAGGGTCAGGAGCGATACAGCCCCACACAGATGGACAGCCCGAGTCCACCTCCGTCGCCAGCCGACAGAGGCAGCAACAGGCCTGAGGCCGGAGCAGACAAAACAAGGTCAGGAGACACGGGGAGGGACAAAGACACTGCCAGGAGGCCTGCGAGACCTACTCCCTCCACCAGGAGGTCACGGTCTCCGCCCCACAAAGCCACTGCCACCTCCCCAGCCCGTCGCACTCCACCGAGACAGTACCTGGAGGCCCCGCCCCGCTCCAGGAGAGTGTCTCCTCCTGCGGCTCGGTCTGAGCGCgacagagacaggcagagggacagagacagagacagagacagggagaagGACAGAGAACGTGTGCGAGCTGCCAGAAGGAGCAGATCCAGAAGCCCACGGAGACGCTCCAGGTCCAGAAGCCCCAGGAGGCAAAGCCCCCCCAGCAG GTCCCGCCGCTCTCCATCTCCTccgcggcggcggcggagaAGTCGCTCCATCTCCcgtgaaagagggagagaacgTGAGGCAACCAAACAGAGGGAGGCACAAcaagagcgagggagggagaaggTGCATCAGCAGCCTCAGGATGATCCTCAGCCTGGCAGGTCAtcgtcctcctcatcatcagcctcctcctcctcttcctccagctcctcctcttcatccttgCCTTCACCCCCATGCAAAAGTAAAGACACACAGacggagaggagaagagagcgagaggacGGAGGGCAGAAaagtctctcctcctcctcctcacaccgTCCCTCCACAGCCTCGTCCCATGTTCCACCGCCAGGAAGACGAGGCTCACCGCCAGACTCCAGGCGCGCTGACGCGGCGTCCAGAGGGTCGCTGCCCCGCGGCCGACCGGACGTCGAGCAGCCGCAGCCACCGCGAGCTCCAAACAGGAAGCCGTCGCCGCCGGCAGCTGCTCGACCGTCAGACCAGACGGTCAGAAACGAGAGAAGTGTGAACGGCAAGGAGGCAAATAAGAAagtgagcaggagcagcagctccagctcctcctcgtcctcttcgtcctcctcctcttcctcctcttcatcctcctcttccgaCAGTTCTGACTCTGAGGGCAAGGAGCAAGGAAAACA GAAGACAACCAAAACCCAGAATAGCTCTTCATcgtctgaaaatgaaaaggaaacaaagaacaaGAG CGCTGTGCGACCTCAGAGGGTTCCGGCTGATTCACTACGAGATTCTCGCTCGCTCAGTTACTCTCCTCCCAGACACACGAGAGCAGCGCCACAGTCGCCCAACCACAG cagcagcagacggtCACCGAGCCGCTCATCGAGCAGCAGACGGAGGAAATGA
- the srrm2 gene encoding serine/arginine repetitive matrix protein 2 isoform X4 — MYNGIGLTTPRGSGTNGYVQRNLSSLRVKRPRDERGGERDEKDRERLESQLNRQPNADILEHQRKRQLEVKCAELQDMMEEQGYSAEEIEEKVSSFRMMLQEKQEPAPPTSDRPTVTETHALAAANQQKNDRLRAAFGIASDYVDGSSFHADRKDKEKEKREQERLERERLQQQKYTLVVDSDDSDAPPKKRGRKKKKKNKSRDSSSESLSPSPRREKKKSKKKKKKCEASEESGEEDDESSSDEKQKELKKKRKKSESSSPPKTKLVRRSSVSSRSSHSPSPAAVRSRQQDQTARKDDERKEKSPERRRRGYEEQVPRRQGGEARSNLERGTERQSEMEKKRHDSASPSPPPPPPIDKSWEKEKGRRSRSRDLQKRRRSRSVEKNEREKGRRSRSREMDRGRRSRSRENKRDKEHRSRSRDAAEKERSPRSRDVDKGQRSRSRDAERGRSLRSRDMERGRSPKGRDVDRGRRSRSRDAQRGRRSRSRDVERGRRSRSRDVERGRRSRSRDVQRGRRSRSRDLERGRRSRSRDLERGRRSQSRDSEKGQSPRSRDMQRGRRSRSRDKGDKVKECVPQRTRDDSSSSPSPPPKQETRKERGRDAEREKDKIKPDQKPRHGSSSPSPSPEKERSGERERRTEAKLHSSVPNEKDNRKDTGKRQEMEVSLHQQRSNRKDVHPSRDSHSPAPRSPVTSGGQRDRENERREKEKTEGVKERDRHRERGQDRERGQDRERGQDRERGQDRERGQESSRKRDEAVPSSAESRRDGSRPAAKRPDVKDGEEKTRSPQRKDKRDERVKPAEKRKESSSSSSSSSSGSGSSSSDSDSDSSSSSSSSSSSSSSSSSEDEGKAAKVGSAGGENKNPSTSAPAAIGAAVHRYLVNGRKESSASASEGDTLKPRTDRGDGADKRDRERPPHRSPVDNYPPRTKGQERYSPTQMDSPSPPPSPADRGSNRPEAGADKTRSGDTGRDKDTARRPARPTPSTRRSRSPPHKATATSPARRTPPRQYLEAPPRSRRVSPPAARSERDRDRQRDRDRDRDREKDRERVRAARRSRSRSPRRRSRSRSPRRQSPPSRSRRSPSPPRRRRRSRSISRERGREREATKQREAQQERGREKVHQQPQDDPQPGRSSSSSSSASSSSSSSSSSSSLPSPPCKSKDTQTERRREREDGGQKSLSSSSSHRPSTASSHVPPPGRRGSPPDSRRADAASRGSLPRGRPDVEQPQPPRAPNRKPSPPAAARPSDQTVRNERSVNGKEANKKVSRSSSSSSSSSSSSSSSSSSSSSSSDSSDSEGKEQGKQKTTKTQNSSSSSENEKETKNKSAVRPQRVPADSLRDSRSLSYSPPRHTRAAPQSPNHSSSRRSPSRSSSSRRRK, encoded by the exons ATGTACAATGGGATTGGCCTGACGACACCGCGGGGCAGTGGCACCAATGGCTACGTGCAGCGCAACCTGTCGAGCCTGCGGGTGAAGCGACCGCGGGACGAGCGTGGTGGTGAGCGCGATGAGAAGGACCGGGAGAGGCTGGAGAGTCAGCTCAACAGGCAGCCCAACGCTGACATCCTGGAGCACCAGCGCAAGAGGCAGCTGGAGGTTAAATGTGCCGAGCTGCAGGACATGATGGAGGAGCAAGg GTATTCTGCTGAGGAGATTGAGGAGAAGGTGAGCAGCTTCCGCATGATGCTGCAGGAGAAGCAGGAGCCGGCTCCGCCCACTTCTGACAGACCAAC GGTGACAGAGACTCATGCACTGGCCGCAGCTAACCAGCAGAAGAACGACCGTCTGCGTGCAGCGTTTGGAATCGCCAGCGACTACGTGGATGGATCGTCCTTTCATGCTGACCGCAAggacaaagagaaggagaagcgGGAGCAGGAGCGGCTGGAGAGGGAACGGCTGCAGCAACAGAAGTATAC GTTGGTGGTAGATTCGGATGATTCAGATGCTCCTCCCAAAAAGCGCGGtcggaagaagaaaaagaaaaacaagagcagagacAG cagctcagagagTCTGTCCCCATCGCCTcgcagagagaagaagaaatccaaaaaaaagaaaaagaaatg TGAGGCATCTGAAGAGAGTGGAGAAGAAGACGATGAGAG TTCCTCGGATGAAAAACAGAAGGAgttgaagaagaaaaggaaaaagagcgAAAGTTCAAGTCCTCCCAAAACAAAGCTGGTGCGACGCAGCAGCGTCTCGTCCCGATCCTCTCACAG CCCATCTCCAGCTGCTGTGAGGTCACGTCAACAGGACCAAACGGCAAGGAAAGACGatgaaaggaaggaaaaatcaccggagaggaggagacgaggTTACGAGGAGCAAGTGCCACGGCGTCAGGGAGGTGAAGCG AGGTCGAATCTTGAGAGAGGGACAGAACGACAGAgtgagatggagaagaagagacATGACTCCGCATCCCcttctccaccaccaccaccaccgatCGACAAAAGCTGGGAAAAGGAGAAAGGGAGGAGATCCAGAAGCAGAGACCTGCAGAAACGGAGGCGTTCGAGGAGCGTGGAAAAAAATGAGAGGGAAAAAGGAAGGCGCTCCAGAAGCAGAGAGATGGACAGGGGGCGGCGTTCAaggagcagagaaaacaagaggGACAAAGAGCACCGTTCCAGAAGCAGAGACGCTGCGGAGAAAGAGCGGAGTCCTAGAAGCAGAGACGTGGACAAAGGACAGCGTTCCAGAAGCAGAGATGCTGAGAGAGGCCGTAGTCTTAGAAGCAGAGACATGGAGAGGGGGCGGAGTCCTAAAGGCAGAGATGTGGATCGAGGACGACGTTCAAGAAGCAGAGACGCGCAGCGAGGACGACGTTCTAGAAGCAGAGATGTGGAGCGAGGACGACGTTCTAGAAGCAGAGACGTGGAGCGAGGACGACGTTCTCGAAGCAGAGACGTGCAGCGAGGACGTCGTTCTAGAAGCAGAGACTTGGAGCGAGGACGACGTTCTAGAAGCAGAGACTTGGAGCGAGGACGACGTTCTCAAAGCAGAGATTCTGAGAAAGGACAGAGTCCTAGAagcagagacatgcagagagGGCGGCGTTCCAGAAGCAGAGATAAGGGGGACAAAGTAAAAGAGTGTGTCCCTCAGAGAACCAGAGACGACTCGTCCTCATCCCCTTCTCCTCCACCTAAACAAGAGACAAGGaaggagagaggcagagatgcTGAGCGAGAAAAAGACAAGATTAAACCAGACCAAAAGCCAAGACATGGCTCTTCATCCCCTTCACCTTCTCCTGAAAaggagaggagtggagagagGGAACGCAGAACTGAGGCGAAGCTTCATTCAAGTGTGCCAAATGAAAAGGACAACAGAAAAGACACGGGGAAGAGACAAGAGATGGAGGTGTCTCTTCACCAACAGAGAAGCAACAGAAAGGACGTTCATCCATCTCGCGATTCCCACTCACCGGCCCCTCGGTCGCCCGTCACCAGTGGAGGACAACGAGACCGAGAGAAcgagagaagagaaaaggaaaaaacagaggGTGTTAAGGAGAGGGACAGGCACCGAGAGCGAGGTCAGGACCGAGAGCGAGGTCAGGACCGAGAGCGAGGTCAGGACCGAGAGCGAGGTCAGGACCGAGAGCGAGGTCAGGAGAGCAGCAGGAAGAGAGATGAGGCTGTCCCATCATCTGCAGAAAGTAGACGAGATGGTTCCAGACCAGCAGCTAAAAGACCAGACGTGAAAGACGGGGAGGAGAAGACGAGGAGCCCACAGAGGAAGGACAAACGTGATGAGAGAGTGAAACCGGctgagaagaggaaggagagcagtagcagcagcagcagcagcagcagcggtagtggtagcagcagcagcgacagtgacagtgacagctcctcttcatcatcttcatcctcatcatcctcttcatcctcatcctctgaAGATGAAGGTAAAGCCGCGAAGGTTGGCTCAGCAGGTGGGGAAAACAAAAACCCCTCGACCAGCGCACCAGCTGCCATCGGTGCTGCCGTCCATCGATATTTAGTCAACGGACGAAAGGAAAGCTCGGCCTCTGCCTCTGAGGGGGACACACTCAAACCCCGGACGGACAGAGGAGACGGAGCAGACAAACGTGACAGGGAAAGACCTCCTCACAGATCTCCTGTGGACAATTACCCGCCCCGCACCAAGGGTCAGGAGCGATACAGCCCCACACAGATGGACAGCCCGAGTCCACCTCCGTCGCCAGCCGACAGAGGCAGCAACAGGCCTGAGGCCGGAGCAGACAAAACAAGGTCAGGAGACACGGGGAGGGACAAAGACACTGCCAGGAGGCCTGCGAGACCTACTCCCTCCACCAGGAGGTCACGGTCTCCGCCCCACAAAGCCACTGCCACCTCCCCAGCCCGTCGCACTCCACCGAGACAGTACCTGGAGGCCCCGCCCCGCTCCAGGAGAGTGTCTCCTCCTGCGGCTCGGTCTGAGCGCgacagagacaggcagagggacagagacagagacagagacagggagaagGACAGAGAACGTGTGCGAGCTGCCAGAAGGAGCAGATCCAGAAGCCCACGGAGACGCTCCAGGTCCAGAAGCCCCAGGAGGCAAAGCCCCCCCAGCAG GTCCCGCCGCTCTCCATCTCCTccgcggcggcggcggagaAGTCGCTCCATCTCCcgtgaaagagggagagaacgTGAGGCAACCAAACAGAGGGAGGCACAAcaagagcgagggagggagaaggTGCATCAGCAGCCTCAGGATGATCCTCAGCCTGGCAGGTCAtcgtcctcctcatcatcagcctcctcctcctcttcctccagctcctcctcttcatccttgCCTTCACCCCCATGCAAAAGTAAAGACACACAGacggagaggagaagagagcgagaggacGGAGGGCAGAAaagtctctcctcctcctcctcacaccgTCCCTCCACAGCCTCGTCCCATGTTCCACCGCCAGGAAGACGAGGCTCACCGCCAGACTCCAGGCGCGCTGACGCGGCGTCCAGAGGGTCGCTGCCCCGCGGCCGACCGGACGTCGAGCAGCCGCAGCCACCGCGAGCTCCAAACAGGAAGCCGTCGCCGCCGGCAGCTGCTCGACCGTCAGACCAGACGGTCAGAAACGAGAGAAGTGTGAACGGCAAGGAGGCAAATAAGAAagtgagcaggagcagcagctccagctcctcctcgtcctcttcgtcctcctcctcttcctcctcttcatcctcctcttccgaCAGTTCTGACTCTGAGGGCAAGGAGCAAGGAAAACA GAAGACAACCAAAACCCAGAATAGCTCTTCATcgtctgaaaatgaaaaggaaacaaagaacaaGAG CGCTGTGCGACCTCAGAGGGTTCCGGCTGATTCACTACGAGATTCTCGCTCGCTCAGTTACTCTCCTCCCAGACACACGAGAGCAGCGCCACAGTCGCCCAACCACAG cagcagcagacggtCACCGAGCCGCTCATCGAGCAGCAGACGGAGGAAATGA